A DNA window from Brassica napus cultivar Da-Ae chromosome A4, Da-Ae, whole genome shotgun sequence contains the following coding sequences:
- the LOC106447137 gene encoding ATP synthase subunit gamma, mitochondrial-like: MAMSILRREGRRLLRPIAALRSPLASSDQEEGLLGVRSISTQVVRNRMKSVKNIQKITKAMKMVAASKLRAVQGRAENSRGLWQPFTALLGDNPSIDVKKSVVVTLSSDKGLCGGINSTVVKVSRALYKLNAGPEKEVKFVIVGEKAKAIMFRDSKNDISLTVTELNKNPLNYAQVSVLADDILKNVEFDALRIVYNKFHSVVAFLPTVATVLSPEIIEKESEVGGKLGELDSYEIEGGETKGEILQNLAEFQFSCVMFNAVLENACSEMGARMSAMDSSSRNAGEMLDRLTLTYNRTRQASITTELIEIISGASALEAAK; encoded by the exons ATGGCTATGTCTATTCTCCGTCGCGAAGGGAGGCGTCTCCTCCGCCCAATCGCTGCCCTCCGATCTCCTCTCGCTTCTTCTGACCA GGAGGAGGGACTTCTTGGAGTTCGATCTATCTCTACTCAAGTTG TGCGTAACCGCATGAAGAGTGTAAAGAACATCCAAAAGATCACAAAGGCCATGAAGATGGTTGCTGCTTCTAAGCTTAGAGCTGTTCAAGGCAGAGCTGAGAACTCCCGTGGCCTCTGGCAGCCATTTACCGCACTTCTTGGAGATAATCCTA GTATTGATGTGAAGAAGAGTGTGGTGGTCACTCTCTCTTCTGACAAGGGTCTTTGTGGTGGAATTAACTCCACTGTTGTTAAAGTGAGCAGGGCTCTGTACAAATTGAATGCTG GTCCTGAAAAGGAAGTGAAGTTTGTTATTGTCGGAGAGAAAGCAAAGGCTATAATGTTCCGTGACTCAAAGAACGACATCTCCCTTACTGTAACAGAGCTGAATAAGAATCCACTCAATTATGCCCAG GTCTCAGTTCTAGCTGATGACATCTTGAAGAACGTTGAATTTGATGCTTTGCGCATTGTCTACAACAAGTTCCATTCGGTTGTCGCGTTTTTACCAACTGTGGCCACTGTTTTGTCGCCAGAG ATTATTGAAAAGGAATCTGAAGTTGGAGGCAAACTCGGTGAGCTTGACTCGTACGAGATTGAAGGCGGTGAAACAAAGGGGGAGATTCTGCAGAATCTGGCcgagttccaattctcttgt GTAATGTTCAATGCGGTGCTGGAGAATGCGTGTAGTGAGATGGGAGCTAGAATGTCTGCAATGGACAGTTCAAGCAGAAACGCAGGAGAAATGCTTGACCGTCTCACCCTTACTTACAACAGGACTCGTCAAGCCTCTATTACAACAGAGCTTATCGAGATTATCTCTggagcttctgcacttgaagcTGCAAAATAA
- the LOC106448817 gene encoding F-box protein At1g59680, protein MTMITDLSLDLVEEILSKVPLTSLKAVKSTCKRWNTLSKDESFTKKHSAKEFPLFLTFDYYFSQRRFNVHRIHYNIKDLPCIKEIGKLHSPIKLHILHHCGGLLLGYAEEKLVVWNPSLAQTRWIELRNKRRGLGQCAIGYDNNKNHKVLVRFYNVHENNIINEHEIRHEIYDFKSSSWRGHDIPNPKRLRERGVSVKGDNYFVVDGKLLGFDFTKERFGPFMDLPFESSDDFEYDRIPYSCVRGEQLAVLFQRHLCDLVIWITTKIEPDAVSWSNFFKVDLKPFLGFDHWFKVRSFVIDKEKKIGVVCGTELKSHINEEKCYVVEEDGCYQAKTGKQYVFSYVPSSLQIQVPSSCGKRKGRDY, encoded by the coding sequence ATGACGATGATCACTGATCTTTCATTAGATTTGGTGGAGGAGATACTCTCTAAGGTTCCGTTAACTTCTCTCAAAGCAGTAAAATCCACATGCAAAAGATGGAACACCCTATCCAAAGATGAGAGCTTTACAAAGAAACACTCGGCCAAAGAGTTTCCGTTGTTCTTgacttttgattattatttttctcaaagAAGATTCAATGTCCACAGAATCCATTATAACATCAAAGACTTGCCATGTATAAAGGAGATAGGTAAACTACATAGTCCTATCAAATTACATATACTCCATCACTGTGGCGGCTTATTGTTAGGCTACGCTGAGGAGAAGCTAGTGGTATGGAACCCGTCTTTGGCGCAAACCAGATGGATTGAACTCAGAAATAAGCGGAGGGGTCTTGGTCAGTGTGCTATTGGATACGACAACAACAAGAACCATAAAGTCTTGGTGCGTTTCTATAATGTGCATgagaataatataattaatgagcATGAAATCAGGCACGAAATATACGATTTTAAGTCTAGTTCGTGGAGGGGTCATGATATCCCCAATCCTAAACGGTTAAGAGAGAGAGGTGTGTCTGTGAAGGGAGATAATTACTTTGTTGTTGACGGGAAATTATTAGGTTTCGATTTTACTAAAGAGAGATTTGGACCGTTTATGGACCTACCATTTGAAAGTAGTGATGATTTTGAGTATGATAGGATTCCATATTCTTGTGTAAGAGGGGAGCAGCTTGCTGTGCTATTTCAAAGGCACCTATGTGACTTGGTGATATGGATTACAACTAAAATTGAGCCTGATGCAGTGTCGTGGAGCAATTTCTTTAAAGTTGATTTGAAACCTTTCCTTGGTTTCGACCATTGGTTTAAAGTTCGCAGTTTCGTCATTGACAAGGAGAAGAAAATAGGAGTGGTTTGTGGTACTGAACTTAAAAGTCATATCAACGAGGAAAAATGTTATGTGGTTGAAGAAGATGGATGCTACCAAGCAAAAACGGGGAAGCAATATGTCTTCTCTTATGTTCCAAGTTCGCTGCAGATCCAAGTACCTTCATCATGTGgcaaaagaaaaggaagagattattAG
- the LOC106450139 gene encoding vesicle-associated membrane protein 722-like: MAQQSLIYSFVARGTVILVDFTDFKGNFTSIAAQCLQKLPSSNNKVIYNCDGHTFNYLVENGFTYCVVAVDSAGREIPMAFLERVKEDFNRRYGGGKAATAQPNSLNKEFGSKLKEHMQYCMDHPDEISKLAKVKAQVSEVRGVLIENIDKLYDRGVKIEILVEKTADLRSQADVYRTQGDQIKKKMWFQNMKIKLIFLAIIIALILIIILSVCGGFNC; the protein is encoded by the exons ATGGCGCAACAATCGTTGATCTATAGCTTCGTCGCTAGAGGCACTGTGATCCTCGTGGACTTCACTGATTTCAAAGGCAACTTCACGTCCATCGCTGCACAGTGCCTCCAAAAGCTTCCTTCCTCAAACAACAAGGTCATCTACAACTGCGATGGTCATACCTTCAATTACCTCGTCGAAAATGGTTTCA CTTACTGTGTTGTTGCAGTTGATTCTGCTGGGAGGGAGATTCCTATGGCCTTCTTGGAACGAGTTAAGGAAGATTTCAACAGGAGATACGGTGGTGGAAAGGCTGCAACTGCTCAACCAAACAGCTTGAATAAAGAATTTGG GTCGAAACTGAAAGAGCACATGCAGTACTGCATGGATCATCCTGATGAGATTAGCAAGCTTGCTAAGGTGAAAGCTCAAGTGTCTGAAGTTAGAGGTGTCTTGATAGAAAACATTGACAAG CTTTATGACCGTGGtgtgaaaattgaaattttggTGGAAAAAACCGCAGACCTTCGTTCACAG GCGGACGTTTACAGAACACAAGgagatcaaattaaaaaaaagatgtgGTTTCAGAACATGAAGATTAAACTCATTTTCCTTGCAATCATCATTGCCTTgatcctcatcatcatcctctCAGTTTGTGGTGGCTTCAActgttga
- the LOC106450137 gene encoding cellulose synthase-like protein D1: MASSPPKKTLNSQSSSISRPPQAVKFGRRTSSGRSVSLSRDDDMDVPGDSSSHTDYINYTVHMPPTPDNQPAGSSGSTSDAANRGGPRNKMERRLSVMKSNNKSMLLRSQTGDFDHNRWLFESKGKYGIGNAFWSEEDDNYDGGVNMSDFLDKPWKPLTRKVQIPAKVLSPYRLLIVCRLVVLFFFLWWRIANPNEDAMWLWGLSIVCELWFAFSWILDILPKLNPINRATDLDALHDKFEQPSPSNPTGRSDLPGVDVFVSTADPDKEPPLVTANTLLSILAVDYPIEKLSAYISDDGGAILTFEAMAEAVRFAEYWVPFCRKHDIEPRNPDSYFSLKKDPTKNKKKHDFVKDRRWVKREYDEFKVRINGLPEQIKKRAEQFNMREELKERRIAKEKNGGVLPPDGVEVVKATWMADGTHWPGTWFEPKPDHSKGDHAGILQIMSKVPELEPVMGGPNEGALDFTGIDIRVPMFAYVSREKRPGFDHNKKAGAMNGMVRASAILSNGAFILNLDCDHYIYNSKAIKEGMCFMMDRGGDRICYIQFPQRFEGIDPSDRYANHNTVFFDGNMRALDGLQGPVYVGTGCMFRRYALYGFNPPRANEYSGVFGQDKAPAMYGRTQSGASQNSQASDIESDTQPLTDDPDLGLPKKFGNSTVFTDTIPVAEYQGRPLADHMSVKNGRPPGALLLPRPPLDAPTVAEAIAVISCWYEDNTEWGDRIGWIYGSVTEDVVTGYRMHNRGWRSVYCITKRDAFRGTAPINLTDRLHQVLRWATGSVEIFFSKNNAIFATRRLKFLQRVAYLNVGIYPFTSIFLVVYCFLPALCLFSGKFIVQSLDIHFLSYLLCITITLTLISLLEVKWSGIGLEEWWRNEQFWLIGGTSAHLAAVVQGFLKVIAGIEISFTLTSKSAGEDEDDVFADLYIVKWTGLFIMPLTIIVVNLVAIVIGASRTIYSVIPQWNKLLGGTFFSMWVLTHMYPFAKGLMGRRGKVPTIVYVWSGLVSITVSLLWITISPPDDVTGGGGISV; this comes from the exons ATGGCTTCAAGTCCACCCAAAAAGACTTTAAACTCACAATCCTCGTCCATAAGCCGGCCTCCACAGGCCGTCAAGTTTGGTCGCCGGACGTCCAGTGGCCGCAGTGTGAGCCTCTCCCGCGATGATGACATGGATGTCCCTGGAGACTCCTCCAGCCACACCGATTACATCAACTACACCGTCCACATGCCTCCAACACCGGACAACCAACCCGCTGGCTCCTCCGGCTCCACCTCTGATGCAGCAAACCGCGGTGGACCCCGGAACAAGATGGAGAGGAGATTATCCGTCATGAAATCGAATAACAAGTCAATGTTGTTGAGGAGCCAAACAGGAGACTTTGATCATAACAGGTGGTTGTTTGAATCTAAAGGGAAGTACGGAATAGGAAACGCGTTTTGGTCGGAAGAGGATGATAACTACGACGGTGGTGTTAACATGTCGGATTTTTTAGACAAACCATGGAAGCCTCTCACCAGAAAAGTTCAGATTCCAGCCAAAGTTCTTAGTCCTTACAG GTTATTAATAGTATGTCGTCTTGTggtactcttcttcttcctctggtgGCGTATTGCGAACCCCAACGAGGATGCAATGTGGCTATGGGGACTATCTATAGTTTGCGAGCTTTGGTTCGCTTTCTCTTGGATTCTTGACATTCTTCCGAAGCTAAACCCTATAAACAGAGCTACAGATCTCGATGCCTTGCATGACAAGTTTGAGCAGCCTTCTCCTTCAAACCCTACTGGTCGCTCTGATCTTCCCGGTGTTGATGTGTTTGTTTCCACTGCTGATCCGGATAAAGAACCTCCTTTAGTTACCGCGAACACACTTCTTTCGATCCTCGCTGTAGATTACCCAATCGAGAAGCTTTCAGCTTACATTTCAGACGATGGTGGTGCAATTCTCACCTTTGAAGCCATGGCTGAAGCTGTTCGCTTTGCTGAG TATTGGGTGCCATTTTGTAGAAAACATGACATAGAGCCTAGAAACCCGGATAGTTACTTCAGCCTCAAGAAAGACCCGACAAAGAACAAGAAAAAGCACGATTTTGTGAAAGATCGTCGTTGGGTCAAGCGTGAGTATGATGAGTTCAAGGTTAGGATCAATGGTCTTCCAGAACAAATCAAGAAAAGAGCTGAGCAATTCAACATGAGGGAAGAGCTTAAGGAAAGGCGTATTgccaaagaaaaaaatggcgGTGTACTGCCACCTGATGGAGTTGAGGTTGTAAAAGCAACATGGATGGCTGATGGTACACATTGGCCAGGGACTTGGTTTGAACCTAAACCTGATCATTCAAAAGGAGACCATGCCGGAATCCTACAG ATTATGAGTAAAGTGCCTGAGCTTGAACCGGTGATGGGTGGACCGAATGAGGGTGCATTGGACTTCACTGGGATCGATATCCGAGTACCGATGTTTGCTTATGTATCACGTGAGAAACGTCCAGGTTTTGACCATAACAAGAAAGCAGGTGCAATGAATGGTATGGTTAGAGCTTCAGCCATATTATCTAATGGTGCCTTCATCCTCAATTTGGATTGTGATCACTACATCTACAACTCCAAAGCTATTAAAGAAGGAATGTGTTTCATGATGGACCGAGGTGGTGATAGAATATGTTACATTCAGTTTCCACAAAGGTTTGAAGGAATTGACCCATCTGATCGATATGCAAATCACAATACTGTCTTCTTTGACG GTAACATGAGAGCATTAGATGGGTTACAAGGTCCGGTCTATGTCGGAACAGGGTGCATGTTCCGAAGGTATGCTCTCTATGGATTTAACCCACCTCGAGCAAACGAGTACTCAGGAGTGTTTGGTCAAGATAAAGCCCCGGCTATGTATGGCCGGACTCAGTCCGGGGCGTCCCAAAATTCCCAAGCATCTGACATAGAGTCCGATACACAGCCTCTTACCGATGATCCAGATCTTGGTCTGCCTAAAAAGTTTGGTAACTCGACCGTGTTCACAGACACTATTCCAGTTGCAGAGTACCAAGGACGGCCTCTAGCAGATCACATGTCAGTTAAAAACGGAAGACCGCCCGGTGCTTTGCTCCTGCCTCGACCTCCCCTTGATGCTCCAACCGTAGCTGAAGCCATTGCTGTCATTTCCTGCTG GTATGAAGATAATACAGAATGGGGAGATAGAATAGGATGGATCTACGGGTCGGTCACTGAAGACGTGGTGACGGGCTACCGTATGCACAACCGTGGTTGGCGGTCCGTTTACTGCATCACAAAACGTGACGCTTTCCGCGGCACAGCTCCAATAAATCTCACTGACCGTCTCCACCAAGTCCTCCGTTGGGCCACTGGCTCAGTAGAGATCTTCTTCTCCAAGAACAACGCGATATTCGCCACCAGGCGGCTCAAGTTTCTCCAGCGAGTCGCCTACCTCAACGTCGGTATCTACCCTTTCACCTCCATCTTCTTGGTCGTCTACTGCTTCCTCCCAGCTCTCTGTCTCTTCTCCGGCAAATTCATCGTCCAGAGCCTCGACATTCACTTCCTCTCCTACCTCCTATGCATCACCATCACCTTAACTCTAATCTCCCTCCTCGAGGTCAAATGGTCAGGTATTGGACTCGAAGAATGGTGGAGGAACGAACAGTTTTGGCTCATAGGAGGCACGAGCGCTCATCTGGCAGCAGTTGTTCAAGGGTTTCTCAAAGTGATAGCTGGAATCGAAATCTCTTTCACATTGACATCTAAGTCCGCaggagaagacgaagacgacgtCTTTGCGGATCTTTACATTGTGAAGTGGACGGGGTTGTTCATCATGCCGCTAACGATCATTGTAGTGAACCTCGTTGCGATTGTGATAGGAGCTTCGAGGACGATATATAGTGTGATTCCGCAGTGGAACAAGTTGCTAGGAGGGACGTTCTTTAGCATGTGGGTATTGACTCATATGTATCCGTTTGCTAAAGGGTTGATGGGTCGGAGAGGAAAGGTTCCGACCATTGTTTATGTTTGGTCGGGGCTTGTCTCGATTACTGTCTCGCTGCTTTGGATCACGATCAGTCCTCCAGATGATGTTACAGGCGGTGGAGGAATATCAGTGtaa